The following proteins come from a genomic window of Pirellula staleyi DSM 6068:
- a CDS encoding FHA domain-containing protein — protein sequence MFPAWRYKLREAQLATVQGRLEEAGRLLSDPELRQFLPVQQQQQNVAGLLSKRAMQRGTSGEFSQAFKDLDSSELLAGQSTAWQAAHQVVIDLAFASVVKHLEASDFTGAMNRLDAIAKRKVVDGKVNTLREVVRRLESAQKMASRGKFALADEQLAAAAALRKDLPLIGKARDLYKEKGERSRVLTELMHRAMAASAWSDVLVHATGLLELSPQCPLARDARKRAWAAVGEKFVDSSAGEAPSPYTKDGDLPPLQLPTTADKPKQPRMVLWIDAVGGYLVCMGEEVIIGQAGPGSAADIAIQADLSRRHARLRREGEGYVLEPLVRGVKFDGKPVQGPTLLSDGDEFELGAGVRLRFRKPHVLSASARLELVSYHRFQPLCDAVLLMAESCVLGPKWQNHVVCRDWAQDLVLYRQDGRLLCRAMESIEIDGKLCDGRGPLTTRSRVVGSDFSLSIEPIG from the coding sequence ATGTTTCCGGCCTGGCGCTACAAACTTCGCGAAGCCCAACTAGCAACCGTCCAAGGTCGGCTAGAGGAAGCAGGTCGCCTGCTTTCGGACCCCGAACTGCGTCAGTTCCTGCCTGTGCAGCAACAACAGCAGAACGTGGCGGGACTGCTCTCGAAACGGGCCATGCAGCGAGGGACTAGCGGCGAATTCTCCCAAGCTTTCAAAGATCTCGACAGCAGCGAATTGCTCGCCGGTCAATCGACCGCCTGGCAGGCGGCGCATCAGGTGGTGATCGACCTGGCATTTGCAAGTGTCGTCAAACACCTCGAAGCAAGCGACTTTACCGGGGCCATGAACCGGCTCGATGCGATTGCGAAGCGCAAGGTTGTCGATGGCAAAGTGAATACGCTGCGAGAAGTAGTGCGACGTCTCGAATCGGCTCAAAAAATGGCTTCGCGGGGGAAATTTGCCCTCGCTGACGAACAACTAGCAGCCGCCGCTGCGCTCCGCAAAGATTTGCCACTGATTGGCAAAGCCCGCGACCTCTACAAAGAAAAAGGGGAGCGCTCGCGAGTCCTGACCGAACTGATGCACCGCGCAATGGCCGCAAGTGCCTGGTCGGATGTGCTGGTGCACGCGACCGGGCTGCTGGAGCTGTCACCCCAGTGTCCTTTGGCCCGCGATGCCCGCAAGCGAGCCTGGGCTGCAGTGGGTGAGAAGTTCGTCGACTCTTCGGCGGGCGAAGCACCCAGCCCCTACACCAAGGATGGCGATCTCCCTCCGCTGCAGCTTCCCACCACCGCCGACAAGCCCAAACAGCCCCGCATGGTCCTGTGGATCGATGCCGTGGGTGGCTATCTCGTTTGCATGGGCGAGGAAGTGATCATCGGGCAAGCTGGCCCGGGATCAGCCGCCGACATTGCCATTCAGGCCGATTTGTCGCGGCGTCATGCCCGACTGCGCCGCGAAGGTGAGGGCTACGTTCTCGAACCGCTGGTGCGGGGTGTGAAGTTCGACGGCAAGCCGGTGCAAGGTCCCACGCTCCTCTCCGATGGGGATGAGTTCGAGCTGGGGGCGGGGGTGAGGCTCCGCTTTCGTAAGCCGCACGTGCTGAGTGCTTCGGCCCGACTCGAACTAGTGAGCTATCACCGTTTTCAGCCTCTGTGCGATGCCGTTCTGCTGATGGCTGAGTCGTGTGTGCTTGGTCCGAAGTGGCAAAATCATGTCGTTTGCCGCGACTGGGCGCAAGATCTCGTGCTCTACCGCCAAGATGGGCGATTGCTTTGTCGCGCGATGGAATCGATCGAAATCGACGGCAAGCTGTGCGACGGCCGGGGACCGCTCACCACACGCTCGCGCGTGGTCGGGAGCGATTTTTCGCTCAGCATCGAGCCGATTGGATAG
- a CDS encoding DUF1559 domain-containing protein, giving the protein MSISCSSLRARRGFTLVELLVVIAIIGVLVALLLPAVQAAREAARRMSCSNNFKQLGIAIHNHHDIRGFMPFREGMFIDPASYGGRKSGLVELLPFMEQKSLYDQIFSPLTIGSTTYAPGGPEPWNGSYTPWQVPVKGFYCPSDLPPPSSGIKHTNYMFSSGDSIDLHTSNGVSRGMFGKDTSSRDVKGFTFAQVTDGLSNTIAMSERRRPSTGIEATMTGQQGSAWFTTPNGCLSQYNRTTKTWAITRSAWAGVRWADGGMGFGGLTTNAPPNSVSCAHNAHDAQNGLYPPSSNHPNGVMAAMGDGSVRFISQNINCGNLDANGTAISGPSPFGVFGAMGSRNGGEATSIE; this is encoded by the coding sequence ATGTCTATTTCTTGTTCCAGTCTGCGCGCTCGACGAGGTTTTACACTTGTCGAACTGCTGGTGGTGATCGCCATCATTGGTGTCCTTGTGGCACTGCTTCTTCCCGCTGTCCAGGCTGCTCGCGAAGCAGCCCGTCGCATGAGCTGCTCGAACAACTTCAAGCAACTTGGTATTGCGATCCACAACCATCACGACATCCGTGGCTTCATGCCATTTCGTGAAGGTATGTTCATCGACCCAGCGAGCTACGGGGGTCGCAAGAGTGGTCTGGTGGAACTGCTTCCGTTCATGGAACAGAAGTCGCTCTACGACCAAATCTTTAGCCCGCTGACGATCGGCAGCACCACCTACGCTCCTGGTGGCCCTGAGCCATGGAATGGTTCGTACACCCCCTGGCAGGTGCCAGTGAAGGGGTTCTATTGCCCCTCCGATCTGCCTCCTCCCTCGTCGGGCATCAAGCACACGAACTATATGTTCAGCAGCGGCGACTCGATCGACCTCCATACGTCGAACGGTGTCAGCCGCGGTATGTTCGGCAAAGACACTTCGAGCCGCGATGTGAAGGGTTTCACCTTTGCTCAAGTGACCGATGGTCTCTCCAACACGATTGCGATGTCGGAACGTCGTCGTCCCAGCACCGGCATTGAAGCGACCATGACGGGTCAGCAAGGTAGTGCCTGGTTCACGACTCCCAACGGCTGCTTGTCGCAGTACAACCGCACCACGAAGACTTGGGCGATCACTCGCTCGGCTTGGGCCGGTGTACGCTGGGCCGACGGTGGGATGGGCTTTGGTGGTCTCACCACCAATGCACCACCGAACTCGGTTTCGTGTGCCCACAATGCTCACGATGCCCAGAACGGCCTTTATCCACCGAGCAGCAATCACCCCAACGGTGTGATGGCCGCGATGGGCGACGGTTCGGTCCGCTTCATCTCGCAGAACATCAACTGCGGTAACCTCGACGCCAATGGCACAGCGATCAGCGGTCCTAGCCCGTTTGGTGTGTTCGGCGCTATGGGCAGCCGCAACGGTGGCGAAGCAACCTCGATCGAATAG
- a CDS encoding carboxypeptidase-like regulatory domain-containing protein, with protein MRQSISLLVVTLAAAFAFVGCSDSGPPGPEQLPTVPASGTVMYRGTPIGNASVSFQRSDGKAVSVATTGADGKFSLMTYGDKAGAPAGDYRVTVAVSGAVEIEPGVLAPEPPGGFQSPIPLRYADPTQTDLVVNIPEAGNTSITLDLK; from the coding sequence TTGCGACAATCCATTTCTCTGTTGGTGGTCACTTTGGCAGCGGCCTTTGCCTTCGTCGGGTGCAGCGATAGCGGCCCACCCGGCCCCGAGCAATTGCCGACGGTTCCAGCCAGTGGCACGGTGATGTATCGCGGCACGCCGATTGGCAACGCCTCGGTTTCGTTTCAGCGCTCCGATGGCAAAGCGGTTTCGGTAGCCACCACCGGTGCCGACGGCAAGTTCAGCCTGATGACCTACGGCGATAAGGCCGGGGCTCCTGCGGGCGACTATCGTGTGACGGTGGCGGTGAGTGGTGCTGTGGAAATCGAGCCCGGTGTGCTCGCTCCTGAACCACCGGGAGGCTTTCAGTCGCCGATTCCACTCCGTTACGCCGATCCGACACAAACCGATCTGGTGGTGAACATTCCGGAAGCTGGCAATACCAGCATCACGCTCGACCTGAAGTAG
- a CDS encoding serine/threonine-protein kinase, producing MKSPAASVDSDVPQAKKPDGAPGPKGGAMKFQYASGSKPLEGFTIKRGIGRGGFGEVYFAVSDAGKELALKHVERNLEVELRGVAQCLNLKHNNLVDLYDIRYDEQGEAWVVMEFVSGQSLKDAIDRNPNGLPLEEVRYWFDGMAAGCLYLHDHGIVHRDLKPGNIFDDIGVVKIGDYGLSKFISVSRRSGQTESVGTFHYMAPEIGKGIYGREIDIYAMGIMLYEMITGRLPFEGESSQEIIMKHLTADPDLAMLPEPYKKVVEKALQKDPAQRYHSVAELIEALGPRPGSVVVPVAINPAGAAATSAGNSAADSNTIYIDDDEKLIQFGPMHGPGAAGPSVPVTATVVGPKHQPEPIAAAVKTGLQHFGAWWHQSVTSTPLKVVLVLGGVGLLMMYGGVLLPVAAVLACLYAVYYGIRLATGAIQETPPVQLPPQQASAKSKKNGWRPISWQQQGRELLRMRTLSDRVAELSTSMLGSAMVAGVLTLVMLAIMGESLDQTPAALVKAGWVFTATTLGSWIVLAVGKFQETADGDQAKRRFVGLVLGLVYGALIFGLASYLHVRLDDKVFVHGISARDFPASMVGADGGPRLPMYLVYFGAIFLTVGWWHQTDPLRKSRFRIWPVLSTLLVAWCWNLFWAFPQPWGFMLPAAISIAVQLSAPWISSRDRLEAARSWPHA from the coding sequence ATGAAAAGTCCCGCCGCATCAGTCGATTCCGATGTACCGCAGGCCAAAAAGCCTGACGGCGCTCCCGGTCCTAAAGGCGGTGCCATGAAGTTTCAATACGCCAGTGGCTCGAAACCACTCGAAGGGTTCACCATCAAGCGGGGAATTGGCCGCGGTGGTTTTGGCGAAGTCTATTTCGCTGTCAGCGACGCCGGAAAAGAGCTCGCGCTCAAGCATGTCGAGCGGAATCTGGAAGTCGAACTGCGCGGCGTTGCCCAGTGCCTCAACCTCAAGCACAACAACCTCGTCGATCTCTACGACATTCGCTACGACGAACAGGGCGAAGCGTGGGTCGTGATGGAGTTTGTCTCGGGGCAAAGTCTCAAGGATGCGATCGATCGTAATCCCAACGGCTTGCCTCTCGAAGAAGTGCGCTATTGGTTCGACGGCATGGCGGCTGGCTGCTTGTATCTCCACGATCACGGCATCGTCCATCGCGATCTGAAGCCGGGAAATATCTTCGACGATATTGGTGTCGTGAAGATCGGCGACTATGGCCTGAGTAAATTCATTTCCGTCAGCCGCCGGAGTGGACAGACGGAAAGTGTCGGCACGTTCCATTATATGGCCCCTGAAATTGGTAAGGGGATTTATGGACGTGAGATCGATATATATGCGATGGGGATCATGCTTTATGAGATGATCACTGGCCGCTTGCCCTTTGAAGGGGAAAGCAGTCAGGAGATTATTATGAAGCATCTCACAGCCGACCCCGATTTGGCGATGCTTCCCGAACCTTATAAGAAGGTGGTTGAGAAGGCACTCCAAAAAGACCCTGCTCAGCGCTATCACAGCGTGGCGGAGTTGATCGAGGCGCTGGGACCACGTCCAGGTTCGGTGGTGGTTCCGGTCGCTATCAATCCGGCCGGTGCTGCTGCTACTTCGGCCGGGAATTCCGCAGCCGATAGCAACACGATCTACATCGACGATGATGAAAAACTGATCCAGTTTGGCCCCATGCATGGCCCTGGCGCTGCTGGTCCGTCGGTCCCGGTGACTGCCACTGTGGTGGGGCCTAAACATCAGCCGGAGCCGATTGCGGCTGCCGTGAAAACGGGCCTTCAACATTTTGGCGCTTGGTGGCATCAAAGCGTCACAAGCACACCTCTTAAAGTGGTGTTGGTCTTGGGGGGCGTGGGCCTACTCATGATGTATGGCGGTGTGCTTTTGCCTGTCGCCGCTGTGCTGGCCTGCTTGTATGCCGTCTATTATGGCATTCGGCTGGCAACCGGCGCGATTCAAGAGACCCCACCCGTACAATTGCCGCCGCAACAAGCCTCGGCGAAGTCGAAAAAGAATGGCTGGCGCCCGATCTCATGGCAACAGCAGGGGCGTGAACTGCTCCGGATGCGGACGCTGAGCGACCGGGTTGCTGAATTGTCGACATCGATGCTCGGCAGCGCGATGGTGGCTGGTGTACTTACGCTAGTGATGCTGGCGATCATGGGTGAATCGCTCGATCAAACCCCTGCAGCCCTCGTGAAAGCAGGCTGGGTGTTTACAGCGACCACACTCGGCAGCTGGATCGTGCTGGCGGTCGGCAAATTCCAAGAGACCGCCGACGGCGATCAAGCGAAACGACGCTTCGTCGGTCTGGTGCTGGGGCTCGTTTATGGCGCGCTGATTTTCGGACTCGCCAGCTACCTGCATGTGCGGCTCGACGACAAAGTGTTCGTACACGGCATCTCGGCGCGAGATTTTCCGGCGTCGATGGTGGGTGCGGATGGCGGGCCCCGATTGCCGATGTATCTGGTGTACTTCGGTGCGATTTTTCTGACCGTGGGGTGGTGGCATCAAACCGATCCGCTGCGGAAATCCCGGTTCCGAATCTGGCCGGTCCTAAGCACGTTGCTGGTGGCCTGGTGCTGGAATCTGTTCTGGGCGTTCCCGCAGCCGTGGGGCTTTATGCTGCCAGCTGCGATTTCGATCGCGGTGCAGCTGTCGGCTCCGTGGATTTCGAGTCGCGATCGTTTGGAAGCGGCCCGCAGTTGGCCCCACGCCTAG
- a CDS encoding carboxypeptidase-like regulatory domain-containing protein, with translation MNSLVLRSCWFSLSALVVALVGCGSSGPPGPEQLPTVPASGTVMYRGTPIGNASVSFQRSDGKAVSVATTGADGKFSLMTYGDKTGAPAGDYRVTVAVSGAVEIEPGVLAPEPPGGFQSPIPLRYADPTQTDLVVNIPEAGNTSITLDLK, from the coding sequence ATGAACAGTCTCGTTTTACGTTCCTGCTGGTTTTCCCTTTCGGCCCTGGTGGTGGCGCTGGTTGGCTGTGGCAGCAGCGGCCCTCCCGGCCCCGAGCAATTGCCGACGGTTCCAGCCAGTGGCACGGTGATGTATCGCGGCACGCCGATTGGCAACGCCTCGGTTTCGTTTCAGCGCTCCGATGGCAAAGCGGTTTCGGTAGCCACCACCGGTGCCGACGGCAAGTTCAGCCTGATGACCTACGGCGATAAGACCGGAGCTCCTGCTGGCGACTACCGTGTGACGGTGGCGGTGAGTGGTGCTGTGGAAATCGAGCCCGGTGTGCTCGCTCCTGAACCACCAGGAGGCTTTCAGTCGCCGATTCCACTCCGTTACGCCGATCCGACACAAACCGATCTGGTGGTGAACATTCCGGAAGCTGGCAATACCAGCATCACGCTCGACCTGAAGTAG
- a CDS encoding DUF1559 domain-containing protein, which yields MSRVSVSKSRRGFTLVELLVVIAIIGVLVALLLPAVQAAREAARRMSCSNNFKQFGIALHNHHDIRGYMPYREGRFPAANATDRKSGLVDLLPFMEQTALYDQIAAPLTVGSTTFPGGGPVPWDGAYPAWLVSVKGFYCPSDLPPPSSGLAHTNYMFSSGDSIDLHYSTGQSRGMFGYDTTVGSARGFTFAQVTDGLSNTIAMSERRRPSTGVAVTMTGKQGSAWFTTPNGCLSQFNRTTKVWAISNAGWAGVRWADGGMGFGGLTTNAPPNSVSCAHNDHDAQNGLYPPSSNHPNGVMALMGDGSVRFLSQNINCGDLDAVGTALSGPSPFGVFGAMGTRNGGEATSIE from the coding sequence ATGTCCCGCGTTTCTGTCTCGAAGTCCCGGCGTGGTTTCACGCTCGTCGAACTGCTGGTGGTGATCGCCATCATTGGCGTCCTAGTAGCTCTGCTACTTCCCGCTGTTCAAGCTGCCCGCGAAGCAGCTCGTCGCATGAGCTGCTCGAACAACTTCAAGCAGTTTGGTATCGCGCTCCATAATCACCACGATATTCGCGGCTATATGCCTTATCGTGAAGGGCGTTTTCCAGCGGCCAACGCCACGGACCGGAAGAGTGGTTTGGTCGATTTGCTCCCATTTATGGAGCAGACAGCACTTTATGACCAAATCGCGGCGCCGCTCACGGTTGGTTCAACTACCTTTCCCGGAGGTGGTCCTGTTCCATGGGATGGTGCCTATCCGGCTTGGCTGGTCTCGGTGAAAGGGTTTTATTGTCCTTCCGATCTGCCACCTCCTTCGTCGGGTCTGGCGCACACGAACTATATGTTCAGCAGTGGCGACTCGATCGATCTGCACTACTCGACGGGGCAGAGCCGAGGCATGTTCGGCTACGATACCACCGTGGGCTCGGCACGAGGCTTTACGTTTGCTCAAGTCACCGATGGTCTCTCCAACACGATTGCGATGTCAGAACGTCGTCGTCCGAGCACCGGCGTTGCCGTGACGATGACTGGCAAGCAAGGGAGCGCCTGGTTCACCACCCCGAACGGCTGTTTGTCGCAATTTAATCGGACCACCAAAGTGTGGGCAATTTCCAACGCAGGTTGGGCCGGTGTCCGCTGGGCCGACGGCGGCATGGGCTTTGGTGGTCTTACCACCAACGCACCACCAAACTCGGTTTCGTGCGCGCACAACGATCACGATGCCCAGAACGGACTCTATCCACCCAGCAGCAATCATCCCAACGGTGTGATGGCGCTGATGGGGGATGGTTCGGTCCGCTTTCTCTCTCAGAACATCAACTGTGGCGATCTCGACGCTGTTGGCACTGCTTTGAGCGGGCCGAGCCCATTCGGTGTGTTTGGCGCCATGGGGACCCGTAACGGTGGCGAGGCAACCTCGATCGAATAA